The Cetobacterium ceti genome has a window encoding:
- a CDS encoding YfcC family protein — protein MASGQKKETKGKLNFPHTYVIIFLLIVIATALTWIIPAGHFPRVKDLATGKSVIVADQFAFIKNTPVNPLDIPLKIVDGLNKSSSIVFLILIVGGAFHVIIKTGMFQALAGKVTKAFSHKEELIIPAFTTIFALACMSMGVNTFIGFAPVAIILARTMGYDALVGVSMVALGGAIGFSTGTFNPFTTGVAQALAGLPMFSGASYRFFCLVVFLIVTNIYIISYAKKIKKNPELSIVADLEKSENDLENSNSDLEFTKKHIAVLIIVLGFFTLLVYGGANWHWKLNQSSALFIWMAIVAGLVYGFSPSTIAKEFVNGAKALLFGALIIGIARAISIILGDGNILDTAVYYLGNWLASMPRILQGAGMFLMQLVINGLITSGSGQAAVTMPVMLPVADMVGMTRQTAVLAFNFGDGLSNYVLPTSSALMGFLAIANISYEKWMKYMGKLFLIWLITGSVLVIIANSIGYGPF, from the coding sequence ATGGCTTCTGGTCAAAAGAAAGAAACAAAAGGAAAATTAAATTTCCCTCACACTTATGTTATCATTTTTCTATTAATTGTTATTGCTACGGCATTAACTTGGATTATTCCAGCGGGACATTTCCCAAGAGTTAAAGATTTAGCAACAGGTAAAAGTGTTATTGTAGCTGATCAATTCGCTTTTATAAAAAATACTCCTGTTAATCCTTTAGATATTCCATTAAAAATAGTTGATGGATTAAATAAATCAAGTAGTATTGTATTCTTGATTCTAATTGTTGGTGGTGCTTTCCACGTTATTATAAAAACAGGTATGTTCCAAGCTTTAGCAGGAAAAGTAACAAAAGCATTTTCTCATAAAGAGGAATTAATAATTCCAGCTTTTACTACAATATTTGCCCTTGCATGTATGAGTATGGGTGTTAATACATTTATCGGATTTGCCCCTGTAGCAATAATTTTAGCAAGAACTATGGGTTATGATGCTCTTGTTGGAGTTTCTATGGTTGCCCTTGGAGGAGCTATTGGATTTAGTACAGGTACATTTAATCCATTTACAACTGGAGTTGCTCAAGCCCTTGCAGGACTTCCAATGTTCTCTGGAGCAAGTTATAGATTTTTCTGTTTAGTAGTTTTCTTAATCGTTACTAATATTTATATTATTTCTTATGCAAAGAAAATTAAGAAAAATCCAGAATTAAGTATTGTTGCTGACTTAGAAAAAAGTGAAAATGATTTAGAAAATTCAAATAGTGATTTAGAATTTACTAAAAAACATATAGCCGTTTTAATTATTGTTTTAGGTTTCTTTACTTTATTAGTTTATGGTGGTGCTAACTGGCATTGGAAACTAAATCAAAGTTCTGCTTTATTCATTTGGATGGCAATTGTTGCAGGACTTGTTTATGGATTCTCTCCAAGTACAATTGCAAAGGAATTTGTAAATGGAGCTAAAGCTTTATTATTCGGTGCTCTTATTATTGGTATTGCTAGAGCAATTTCTATTATTCTTGGAGATGGAAATATATTAGATACTGCAGTATACTATTTAGGAAACTGGCTTGCATCAATGCCACGTATTTTACAAGGTGCAGGAATGTTCTTAATGCAACTTGTTATAAATGGTTTAATCACTTCTGGAAGTGGACAAGCGGCAGTTACTATGCCAGTTATGCTACCAGTTGCGGATATGGTTGGAATGACAAGACAAACTGCTGTACTAGCATTTAACTTTGGAGATGGATTATCTAACTATGTTTTACCAACTTCATCAGCTCTAATGGGATTCTTAGCAATTGCTAATATTTCTTATGAAAAATGGATGAAATATATGGGTAAACTATTCCTAATTTGGTTAATAACTGGTTCTGTATTAGTTATAATAGCTAACTCAATAGGATACGGTCCATTCTAA
- a CDS encoding MurR/RpiR family transcriptional regulator, with translation MLTILENKIKDKKLTKTEKIIAEYFYKNENKLYFLTSTNIAEELEISDTSVIRFVKALGFKNFTEFKENLKGKISEQILTPREKLSKHELILNQKNISKFYTEYFEKIVQETFEKNSLGDIEKLVNLLLKSRKKFVVGFKSTSGLASFFGLRLGFVLENVITHPRNNSELIKNIIDMNEDDCLFIIAHPKYSKTYNLLIEIAQKAKGHIVVITDKKTSPVANLGDITLTTNIEGISYFNSLISTQVLIEYILTILSTKLTEKMKNRLSIVNDYLNRNL, from the coding sequence ATGTTAACCATATTAGAAAATAAAATTAAAGATAAAAAATTGACTAAAACAGAAAAAATAATTGCAGAATATTTTTATAAAAATGAGAATAAATTATATTTTCTAACATCTACAAATATAGCAGAAGAATTAGAGATTAGCGATACATCGGTAATAAGATTTGTAAAGGCTTTGGGATTTAAAAATTTTACAGAATTTAAAGAAAATTTAAAAGGTAAAATAAGTGAACAAATTTTAACCCCAAGGGAAAAATTATCTAAACATGAGTTAATCTTAAATCAAAAAAATATTTCAAAATTTTATACAGAATATTTTGAAAAAATTGTACAGGAAACCTTTGAAAAAAACTCTTTAGGAGACATAGAGAAATTAGTAAATTTATTATTAAAAAGTAGGAAAAAATTTGTTGTAGGGTTTAAAAGTACTTCTGGATTAGCATCATTTTTTGGATTGAGATTAGGATTTGTATTAGAAAATGTAATAACTCATCCTAGAAATAATTCGGAATTGATAAAAAATATTATAGATATGAATGAAGATGATTGCTTATTTATTATAGCCCATCCAAAATATTCAAAAACTTATAATCTGTTAATAGAGATAGCTCAAAAGGCAAAGGGACATATAGTTGTTATCACAGATAAGAAAACATCTCCAGTAGCGAATTTAGGAGATATAACACTAACTACAAATATAGAAGGAATAAGTTATTTTAATTCTTTAATTTCAACCCAAGTTTTAATAGAGTATATTTTAACAATTTTAAGTACAAAATTAACAGAGAAAATGAAAAATAGATTATCTATAGTTAATGATTACCTTAACAGAAACCTATAA
- a CDS encoding sodium:solute symporter, which translates to MNWHWLNWVVLCLYFLGVVYIGVYFSKKNNSSEDYFTASGRIPAWVTACSIYSTALSSISFIAIPASVYKHGWIMGMAPLGIIIMIVWAGYAFVPFFRKVRVITAYEFLEKRFDRSFRLVGSLSFILFHVIRIAIVLYLPTLALIAALPGVNPILLTAIVGFLCVVYTSMGGIEAVVWSDAIQTIVLLFGAFLIIIIGFMSVPSGVSSFDVLENAGKIFAPGTFDFNLAGKTFWGILIGGFLNSIYSYVGSQDIVQRYNTTKNIKEAQKSLYMNVPLALTSVVIFVGMGSALFLFFKFHTVLPEHIDGNAILPYFVVHNVPLGFSGLVIAAIFAAAQSTVSSSLNSVATCITSDIVKPMMKNLTDKHELKIAKYCSWVVGIISSLLSLRFLSAGQGDMFLYFQAITGLLGGPIAGLFLVGIFTKRVNGKAAWIGFICSVLVAIYIGNPAGLLTKFIPGYEPPHIFEILISLVIIGSCVVPAYIASFFTGRPDEDKVYHLTYESTKLINE; encoded by the coding sequence ATGAATTGGCATTGGTTGAATTGGGTTGTTCTGTGCCTATACTTTTTAGGCGTAGTTTATATAGGGGTATATTTTTCTAAAAAGAACAACTCTTCAGAAGATTACTTTACAGCGAGTGGAAGGATACCAGCCTGGGTTACAGCTTGTAGTATTTATTCAACAGCATTATCATCTATATCTTTTATAGCAATACCAGCCTCTGTATATAAACACGGTTGGATAATGGGTATGGCTCCTTTAGGGATTATTATTATGATTGTTTGGGCAGGATATGCATTTGTTCCTTTCTTTAGAAAAGTTCGTGTAATCACAGCCTATGAATTTTTAGAAAAGCGTTTTGATAGAAGTTTTAGATTAGTTGGAAGTTTATCATTTATTTTGTTTCATGTAATTAGAATTGCCATTGTACTTTATTTACCTACACTAGCTTTAATAGCAGCATTACCTGGAGTAAACCCTATACTTTTAACAGCTATAGTTGGTTTTTTATGTGTTGTATATACATCCATGGGTGGAATTGAAGCAGTTGTATGGTCAGATGCAATACAAACTATTGTTTTATTATTTGGAGCATTTTTAATTATTATAATTGGATTTATGAGTGTTCCTTCTGGAGTTAGTTCCTTTGACGTTTTAGAAAATGCTGGGAAAATATTTGCTCCTGGAACATTTGATTTTAATTTAGCTGGAAAGACTTTCTGGGGAATTTTAATTGGAGGATTTTTAAACTCTATTTATTCCTATGTTGGAAGTCAAGATATTGTACAAAGATATAATACAACAAAAAATATAAAAGAAGCTCAAAAGAGTTTATATATGAATGTTCCTTTAGCTTTAACAAGTGTTGTAATATTTGTAGGAATGGGATCTGCATTATTTTTATTCTTTAAATTCCATACTGTATTACCTGAGCACATAGATGGAAATGCAATTTTACCATATTTTGTTGTTCACAATGTTCCTTTAGGATTTAGTGGACTGGTAATCGCTGCAATTTTTGCTGCTGCTCAATCAACAGTTTCATCTAGTTTAAACTCTGTTGCAACTTGTATTACATCTGATATAGTTAAACCTATGATGAAAAATTTAACAGATAAACATGAGTTAAAAATAGCTAAATATTGTAGCTGGGTAGTGGGAATTATCAGTTCTCTATTATCTTTAAGATTTTTATCTGCAGGACAAGGAGACATGTTCCTATATTTCCAAGCTATTACAGGACTTTTAGGAGGACCTATTGCAGGATTATTCCTAGTGGGGATATTTACTAAAAGAGTTAATGGAAAAGCTGCATGGATTGGATTTATTTGCTCAGTTTTAGTTGCAATTTATATTGGAAATCCAGCAGGATTATTAACTAAGTTTATCCCAGGATATGAACCTCCTCATATATTTGAAATTTTAATTTCACTTGTTATTATAGGAAGTTGTGTTGTTCCAGCTTACATTGCATCTTTCTTTACAGGAAGACCTGATGAAGATAAAGTTTATCACTTAACATATGAAAGTACAAAACTTATTAATGAATAA
- a CDS encoding acetylxylan esterase — MPSVDMSLDKLKNYTGINPKPSDFEEFWANSIEESNNTPLNYSFKESSFTFPFGKAYDLIFKGIDGENIYAKALIPNNIEKPIGAIIEFHGYGGNSRDWSSKLPYVASGYAIFSMDCRDQMGYSGNENFRRGNIIRGIDKTPKDLYYRKTYLDGYRLSKILEELEYIDSKKICTLGLSQGGALAFAVGALNSNIHKIFSIYPFLSDFKRVWEMDLGEGPYEELKDYFRFKDPLHEKENEFFTTLGYIDIQNFSSKINCEITMVTGLMDRICPPSTQFAAYNKIFSKKNMLVYPDFGHEDIFGLNDLIYKWVLNI; from the coding sequence ATGCCATCAGTAGATATGTCTTTAGATAAATTAAAAAATTATACAGGAATTAATCCAAAACCCTCAGATTTTGAGGAGTTTTGGGCTAATTCTATAGAAGAAAGTAATAATACTCCTTTAAATTATTCCTTTAAAGAAAGTTCTTTTACTTTTCCTTTTGGAAAAGCTTATGATCTCATATTTAAAGGAATTGATGGGGAAAATATTTATGCCAAAGCTCTTATTCCTAATAATATTGAAAAACCTATAGGAGCTATAATTGAGTTCCATGGTTATGGAGGTAATAGTAGAGATTGGTCTAGTAAATTACCATATGTAGCCAGTGGATATGCAATTTTTTCAATGGATTGTAGAGATCAAATGGGTTATTCTGGAAACGAAAATTTCCGTAGAGGAAATATTATAAGGGGAATAGATAAAACACCTAAAGATTTATACTATAGAAAAACATATTTAGATGGATATCGATTAAGTAAAATTTTAGAAGAATTGGAATATATCGATTCTAAAAAAATCTGTACTTTAGGTTTATCACAAGGGGGAGCTTTAGCCTTTGCAGTTGGAGCTTTAAATTCTAATATACATAAAATTTTCTCTATTTATCCTTTTTTATCTGACTTTAAAAGAGTTTGGGAAATGGATTTAGGAGAAGGACCATATGAAGAATTAAAGGATTATTTTAGATTTAAAGATCCTTTACATGAAAAGGAGAATGAATTTTTTACTACTCTTGGTTATATAGATATACAAAATTTTTCTTCAAAAATTAATTGTGAAATAACTATGGTAACTGGTCTTATGGATAGAATTTGTCCTCCATCTACACAATTTGCTGCTTATAATAAAATATTTTCTAAGAAGAATATGTTAGTTTATCCTGATTTTGGTCATGAAGATATATTCGGATTAAATGATCTTATATATAAGTGGGTTTTAAATATTTAA
- a CDS encoding N-acetylneuraminate lyase: protein MKGLYSALLTPFDKNGNIDERGLRELVRYNIDVMKMDGLYVGGSTGENFMISTDMKKEVFRIVIDEAKDDIKLIAQVGSINLYESVELGKYVTDLGYKCLSAVTPFYYKFNFAEIKNYYETIVRETGNKMVIYSIPFLTGVNMNVAQFGELLANPNIIGIKFTAGDFYLLERVRKAFPDKLIFAGFDEMLLPALSLGVDGAIGSTYNVTGKIAREIVDLVAAKDLEGAFKKQNLLNDIIEALLNNGLYQTIKTMLETQGVHAGECRLPMLPLSEEKKAIAVELAKKYL, encoded by the coding sequence ATGAAAGGATTATATTCAGCTCTATTAACACCATTTGACAAAAACGGAAATATCGATGAAAGAGGTCTAAGAGAATTAGTTAGATATAACATCGACGTAATGAAAATGGATGGATTATATGTTGGTGGAAGTACAGGAGAAAACTTTATGATTTCTACTGATATGAAAAAAGAAGTATTTAGAATTGTAATTGATGAGGCTAAGGATGATATAAAATTAATCGCTCAAGTTGGTTCAATCAATTTATATGAATCAGTTGAATTAGGAAAATATGTAACAGATTTAGGATATAAATGTTTATCAGCAGTTACACCATTCTATTACAAATTTAACTTTGCTGAAATTAAAAATTATTATGAGACAATTGTTAGAGAAACTGGAAATAAAATGGTTATTTATTCTATTCCATTCTTAACTGGAGTAAATATGAACGTTGCTCAATTTGGAGAATTATTAGCTAATCCAAATATTATAGGTATTAAATTTACAGCTGGAGATTTCTATTTATTAGAAAGAGTTAGAAAAGCATTCCCAGATAAATTAATATTTGCTGGATTTGATGAAATGTTATTACCTGCATTATCTCTAGGAGTAGATGGAGCTATTGGAAGTACTTACAATGTAACTGGTAAAATTGCTAGAGAAATTGTTGATTTAGTAGCTGCTAAAGATTTAGAAGGAGCATTTAAGAAACAAAATTTATTAAATGATATTATTGAAGCTCTTTTAAATAATGGATTATATCAAACAATTAAAACAATGTTAGAAACTCAAGGAGTTCATGCAGGAGAGTGTAGATTACCTATGCTACCTTTATCTGAAGAGAAAAAGGCAATTGCCGTTGAACTTGCTAAAAAATACTTATAA
- a CDS encoding ROK family protein: MKIIAIDIGGTDIKFGLIDQTGIILQKGIVSTGKENTIENLLDKLSEIIEKYLDKDIVGIGISSTGQVDSKEGKIIGGTDIVKHLINKELVSVLKEKYKLPVIMENDVNCAALGEFWMGGAKGEKDFICLTIGTGIGGAIVLNGEVYTGSNGVAGEFGHIQIESNGRKCGCGKKGCYEAYGSTSSLVRLVNETTGESLNGKIIFEKIHNNEKIYVDIYEKWCDYIAQGLSIIINIFNPKLILIGGGVSAQGDFLLNSLKKHLENKIGENYKKGLELKVAKTGNDAGILGAAYLLLKKEGLI, from the coding sequence ATGAAAATAATTGCAATTGATATTGGTGGAACAGATATTAAATTTGGATTAATTGATCAAACTGGAATAATTCTTCAAAAAGGAATTGTATCCACTGGGAAAGAAAATACTATTGAAAATTTATTAGATAAACTGTCTGAAATTATAGAAAAATATTTAGATAAGGATATAGTTGGAATAGGAATATCTTCAACAGGTCAAGTTGACAGTAAAGAGGGAAAAATAATTGGCGGAACAGATATAGTTAAACACTTAATAAATAAAGAATTAGTTAGTGTATTAAAAGAAAAATATAAATTACCAGTAATTATGGAGAATGATGTTAATTGTGCCGCTCTTGGTGAATTTTGGATGGGAGGAGCCAAGGGAGAAAAAGATTTTATATGTTTAACAATTGGAACTGGAATAGGTGGAGCTATTGTTTTAAATGGAGAAGTTTATACAGGTTCAAATGGAGTGGCTGGAGAATTTGGTCATATTCAAATTGAAAGTAATGGAAGAAAATGTGGTTGTGGAAAAAAGGGATGTTATGAAGCCTATGGTTCGACTAGTTCATTAGTTAGGTTAGTAAATGAAACAACAGGAGAAAGTTTAAATGGAAAAATAATCTTTGAAAAAATTCATAATAACGAAAAAATTTATGTGGATATATATGAAAAGTGGTGTGATTATATTGCTCAAGGTTTGAGTATTATAATAAATATTTTTAATCCAAAATTAATTTTAATAGGAGGAGGTGTATCAGCTCAAGGAGATTTCTTATTAAACTCTTTAAAGAAACATTTAGAAAATAAAATAGGGGAAAATTATAAAAAAGGATTAGAATTAAAAGTTGCAAAAACAGGAAATGATGCAGGAATTTTAGGAGCAGCATATTTATTATTAAAAAAAGAGGGTCTTATTTAA
- a CDS encoding FAD-binding protein, whose product MINISKTIVKEVLVVGSGIGGLLTSKKLGDKKREILLITKGTLGGGASFFPLKGTLGIQTTDDDEKDEVLFKEDISKIGNKMDNPEMVETYIKESKEAISLLNEIGFAPWLRKDRRPACFAKYPRNIYLIKDWENSKKNAREILKKYKNLEILEKTEIIKILVNNNKVIGAIIKCNKEFILVKTSVIILATGGIGGLYKNTLYPKDIMGIGHSLALDAGASLVNMEFIQFIPGFIKPKYNVLFGEHTFKYALEPCDKNKKLWIERSSYAPFSFDFPSHKIDLQMGKGIYLKFHEDLYKDEGEFYKVYLSWLKESQNINMCKDEIEIAPFAHSSNGGIKININGKSEVDGLYGIGEVASGIEGANRLGGNSVGGALVFGRRAVIDIDNYLNQKMEISDFIYKKEINTWINSLLKKESNNLYTSKKVLLEIGNILNEHGLIIRNEDSLNLGLKKLQELENNYSLKENILEQGFDVIYSLKMAKILLQAMKKRKESRGAHYRSDYPYTLKESSSEKISKYT is encoded by the coding sequence ATGATAAATATATCAAAAACTATAGTAAAAGAAGTATTAGTTGTAGGAAGTGGAATAGGCGGTCTTCTAACTAGTAAAAAATTAGGAGATAAAAAAAGAGAAATTTTACTTATCACCAAGGGCACTTTAGGTGGAGGAGCTAGTTTTTTCCCATTAAAAGGAACTTTAGGTATTCAAACTACAGACGACGATGAAAAAGATGAAGTTTTATTTAAAGAGGATATTTCTAAAATTGGAAATAAAATGGATAATCCTGAAATGGTTGAAACTTATATAAAAGAATCTAAAGAAGCAATTAGTCTTCTAAATGAAATTGGGTTTGCTCCTTGGCTTAGAAAAGATAGAAGACCAGCTTGTTTTGCGAAATATCCTAGAAATATATATTTAATAAAAGATTGGGAGAATAGCAAAAAAAATGCAAGGGAAATATTAAAAAAATATAAAAATTTAGAAATTTTAGAAAAAACTGAAATAATAAAAATATTAGTAAATAACAATAAAGTTATTGGAGCAATTATTAAATGTAATAAAGAATTTATTTTAGTCAAAACTTCTGTAATTATTTTAGCCACAGGAGGAATTGGTGGACTTTACAAAAATACATTATATCCTAAGGATATAATGGGGATTGGTCACAGTTTAGCATTGGATGCAGGAGCATCTCTAGTTAATATGGAATTTATACAATTTATTCCTGGATTTATAAAGCCAAAATATAATGTTTTATTTGGAGAGCATACTTTTAAATATGCTTTAGAACCATGTGATAAAAATAAAAAATTATGGATAGAGCGAAGTTCATATGCTCCTTTTAGTTTTGATTTTCCCAGTCATAAAATAGATTTACAAATGGGAAAAGGAATTTATTTAAAATTTCATGAGGATTTATACAAAGATGAAGGAGAATTTTATAAGGTATATTTATCATGGCTTAAAGAGTCTCAAAATATCAATATGTGTAAAGATGAAATTGAAATTGCACCATTTGCTCATAGTTCCAATGGTGGAATAAAAATAAATATAAATGGAAAAAGTGAAGTTGATGGCCTTTATGGAATAGGAGAGGTTGCTTCAGGAATTGAAGGAGCCAATCGTTTAGGTGGAAATTCTGTAGGAGGAGCTTTAGTTTTTGGAAGAAGAGCAGTTATAGATATAGATAACTATTTAAATCAAAAAATGGAAATATCTGATTTTATTTATAAAAAGGAAATTAATACTTGGATAAATAGTTTATTAAAAAAAGAAAGCAATAATTTATATACAAGTAAAAAAGTTTTATTAGAAATCGGAAATATATTAAATGAACATGGTTTAATTATAAGAAATGAAGATTCTTTAAATTTAGGATTAAAAAAACTTCAAGAATTAGAAAATAATTATTCTTTAAAAGAAAATATTTTAGAACAAGGATTTGATGTAATTTATTCTTTAAAAATGGCAAAAATTCTATTACAAGCAATGAAAAAAAGAAAAGAAAGTAGAGGAGCCCACTATAGAAGTGATTATCCCTACACTTTAAAGGAGAGTTCAAGTGAAAAAATATCTAAATACACCTGA
- a CDS encoding M20 family metallopeptidase: MKKDLFEYINKISKDLINMSDFIFDNPEIGLKEFKSSETIINFLEKYGFTVEKGIGGFETAFKAIYENGENGPSIGLLCEYDALENLGHACGHHMQGPSIVGAAIALKEVLKDKPYKIVVYGTPAEETIGGKLQMVKEGCFKDIDLALMMHGSPTTTTDVKSLALSNFTVKFHGTRAHAALAPEQGRSALDGIILLFQGIEFLREHIKDDTRIHYTITNGGGPANVVPKFAEAKFSLRSYDRVYLDSVIERFKKVVQGAALMTETTCEIEETKSLNNKIPVIKLNDILMENAKLVNAPRISPPREKTGSTDFGNLMYNLPGSCIRIAFVPEGTSSHSDEFLAAGKSEDAHKAVIYSAEILAGTAYDIIDNPNLLKEIQEEFQINKEKSMN, translated from the coding sequence ATGAAAAAAGATTTATTTGAATATATAAATAAAATTTCTAAAGACCTTATAAATATGTCAGATTTTATTTTTGACAATCCAGAAATTGGATTAAAGGAATTTAAAAGTTCTGAAACTATTATAAATTTTTTAGAAAAATATGGATTTACTGTGGAAAAAGGAATTGGAGGATTCGAAACTGCCTTTAAAGCCATTTATGAAAATGGAGAAAATGGTCCTTCTATAGGTCTTTTATGTGAATATGATGCTCTAGAAAATTTAGGTCATGCCTGTGGACATCATATGCAAGGACCTTCTATAGTTGGAGCTGCCATAGCTCTTAAGGAAGTTCTTAAGGATAAACCATATAAAATAGTAGTTTATGGAACTCCTGCTGAAGAAACTATTGGTGGAAAACTTCAGATGGTAAAAGAAGGATGTTTTAAAGATATTGACCTTGCTCTTATGATGCATGGTTCTCCTACTACTACAACAGATGTAAAATCTTTAGCTCTTTCTAATTTCACTGTAAAATTCCATGGAACAAGAGCCCATGCAGCTCTTGCCCCTGAACAGGGACGTAGTGCCTTAGATGGTATTATACTGCTTTTCCAAGGAATTGAATTTTTAAGAGAACATATAAAAGATGATACAAGAATCCATTACACTATTACCAATGGTGGTGGACCTGCAAATGTTGTTCCTAAATTTGCAGAGGCTAAATTTAGCTTACGTTCATATGATAGAGTTTATTTAGATTCAGTTATTGAAAGATTTAAAAAAGTTGTTCAAGGAGCAGCACTTATGACTGAAACTACTTGTGAAATAGAAGAAACTAAATCTTTAAATAATAAAATTCCAGTTATTAAATTAAATGATATATTAATGGAAAATGCTAAATTAGTAAATGCACCTAGAATTTCTCCACCAAGAGAAAAAACAGGTTCTACAGATTTTGGAAATTTAATGTATAATTTACCAGGTTCTTGTATTAGAATAGCTTTCGTTCCTGAAGGAACTTCATCTCATTCAGATGAATTTTTAGCTGCTGGTAAAAGTGAAGATGCTCATAAGGCAGTCATCTATTCTGCTGAAATTTTAGCAGGAACTGCTTATGATATAATTGATAATCCTAATTTATTAAAAGAAATTCAAGAAGAATTTCAAATAAACAAGGAAAAATCAATGAATTAA